In Euphorbia lathyris chromosome 9, ddEupLath1.1, whole genome shotgun sequence, the following are encoded in one genomic region:
- the LOC136205797 gene encoding uncharacterized protein isoform X2 — protein MEDTSVPSGSAVEVEERVKKEEVHLKVKSKDKNSTDEKGEVELELKTKSVEKEKPKKKEDKEQKDTKKKSKEKKDEDEGKGNKDKEKKKNKKKKGEVEEGEGTANEDSEVDNEAGKAKKKDEKKDKTDKEKEGKKKEKKDKTDEEKEGKKKEKKDKTDEEKEGKKAHDEKVKEKDEKGEKGEKKKKGKEKKDKHEDSEQEGKATSEVKRKSLDTEEEEDKKHDEEKKVKDKEKVVNESEKETKKEKDKGDKKKEKKHMDEVDAVEEDEGEEKEKKKGKKDKKKGSKHKDEIDEEQEDEGEKKDEKKKKKKKDKKHEDVVDEEVTKDGEDNKKKKDKKKEKKDKEEEKEHKDGTKADVVSREIVIESEAGEQQDEKDKSQKGGKDKKKDKENCDKKRKKGDKDNKSKDLDKLKLKLKNIDGKIEALMEKKADMLRQILEAENASPVIVGSDKDSQTPNVE, from the coding sequence ATGGAAGACACGTCTGTACCTTCTGGTTCTGCTGTTGAGGTAGAGGAAAGGGTTAAAAAGGAAGAAGTGCATCTCAAAGTCAAGAGCAAAGATAAAAATTCAACTGATGAAAAGGGAGAGGTGGAACTTGAATTGAAGACAAAATCTGTAGAGAAGGAAAAGCCAAAGAAGAAAGAGGACAAGGAACAGAAAGATACAAAGAAGAAGAGTAAGGAGaagaaagatgaagatgaaggcAAAGGAAACAAAgataaagaaaagaagaagaacaagaagaagaagggtgAGGTTGAGGAGGGTGAGGGTACTGCTAATGAAGATTCAGAGGTAGATAATGAAGCAGGAAAGGCGAAGAAAAAGGATGAGAAGAAAGATAAGACAGACAAGGaaaaagaagggaagaaaaaggagaaaaaagaTAAGACAGACGAGGaaaaagaagggaagaaaaaggagaagaaagatAAGACAGACGAGGAAAAAGAAGGGAAGAAAGCACATGATGAGAAGGTAAAGGAAAAGGATGAGAAGGGGGAGAAAggtgagaagaagaagaaaggaaaggagaaAAAGGACAAGCATGAAGACTCGGAGCAAGAAGGAAAAGCGACCAGTGAAGTTAAACGTAAAAGTTTGGATactgaggaagaggaagataaGAAACACGATGAAGAAAAGAAGGTCAAAGATAAAGAGAAGGTAGTCAATGAATCTgagaaagaaacaaaaaaagaGAAGGACAAGGGAGataagaagaaagagaagaaacacATGGATGAAGTGGATGCGgtagaagaagatgaaggggaagaaaaagaaaagaagaaagggAAAAAAGATAAGAAGAAAGGCAGCAAACACAAGGATGAAATAGATGAGGAACAAGAGGACGAAGGAGAAAAGAAAGatgagaagaaaaagaagaagaagaaagataagaagcatGAAGATGTAGTGGATGAAGAAGTAACAAAAGATGGTGAAGAcaataagaagaagaaagataagaagaaagaaaaaaaggacAAGGAAGAGGAAAAGGAACACAAGGATGGAACCAAGGCTGATGTTGTCTCCAGAGAGATTGTAATAGAATCAGAAGCAGGAGAGCAGCAGGATGAGAAagataagtcacaaaaaggaggcaaggataagaagaaagacaaagAGAATTGTgacaagaaaaggaaaaagggcGACAAGGATAATAAGAGCAAGGACCTGGACAAGCTGAAATTGAAGCTGAAGAACATAGATGGAAAAATTGAAGCTCTAATGGAGAAAAAAGCTGACATGTTGCGGCAGATTTTAGAAGCTGAGAATGCAAGCCCTGTTATTGTTGGGTCGGACAAAGATTCTCAAACACCTAATGTGGAATAG
- the LOC136205797 gene encoding uncharacterized protein isoform X1, whose amino-acid sequence MNLFSVSGDFRSSKKGFTFEFRFFANNPKMEDTSVPSGSAVEVEERVKKEEVHLKVKSKDKNSTDEKGEVELELKTKSVEKEKPKKKEDKEQKDTKKKSKEKKDEDEGKGNKDKEKKKNKKKKGEVEEGEGTANEDSEVDNEAGKAKKKDEKKDKTDKEKEGKKKEKKDKTDEEKEGKKKEKKDKTDEEKEGKKAHDEKVKEKDEKGEKGEKKKKGKEKKDKHEDSEQEGKATSEVKRKSLDTEEEEDKKHDEEKKVKDKEKVVNESEKETKKEKDKGDKKKEKKHMDEVDAVEEDEGEEKEKKKGKKDKKKGSKHKDEIDEEQEDEGEKKDEKKKKKKKDKKHEDVVDEEVTKDGEDNKKKKDKKKEKKDKEEEKEHKDGTKADVVSREIVIESEAGEQQDEKDKSQKGGKDKKKDKENCDKKRKKGDKDNKSKDLDKLKLKLKNIDGKIEALMEKKADMLRQILEAENASPVIVGSDKDSQTPNVE is encoded by the exons ATGAATTTGTTCTCCGTCTCAG GAGATTTTAGGTCAAGCAAGAAAGGGTTTACATTCGAATTTCGTTTTTTTGCTAACAATCCCAAGATGGAAGACACGTCTGTACCTTCTGGTTCTGCTGTTGAGGTAGAGGAAAGGGTTAAAAAGGAAGAAGTGCATCTCAAAGTCAAGAGCAAAGATAAAAATTCAACTGATGAAAAGGGAGAGGTGGAACTTGAATTGAAGACAAAATCTGTAGAGAAGGAAAAGCCAAAGAAGAAAGAGGACAAGGAACAGAAAGATACAAAGAAGAAGAGTAAGGAGaagaaagatgaagatgaaggcAAAGGAAACAAAgataaagaaaagaagaagaacaagaagaagaagggtgAGGTTGAGGAGGGTGAGGGTACTGCTAATGAAGATTCAGAGGTAGATAATGAAGCAGGAAAGGCGAAGAAAAAGGATGAGAAGAAAGATAAGACAGACAAGGaaaaagaagggaagaaaaaggagaaaaaagaTAAGACAGACGAGGaaaaagaagggaagaaaaaggagaagaaagatAAGACAGACGAGGAAAAAGAAGGGAAGAAAGCACATGATGAGAAGGTAAAGGAAAAGGATGAGAAGGGGGAGAAAggtgagaagaagaagaaaggaaaggagaaAAAGGACAAGCATGAAGACTCGGAGCAAGAAGGAAAAGCGACCAGTGAAGTTAAACGTAAAAGTTTGGATactgaggaagaggaagataaGAAACACGATGAAGAAAAGAAGGTCAAAGATAAAGAGAAGGTAGTCAATGAATCTgagaaagaaacaaaaaaagaGAAGGACAAGGGAGataagaagaaagagaagaaacacATGGATGAAGTGGATGCGgtagaagaagatgaaggggaagaaaaagaaaagaagaaagggAAAAAAGATAAGAAGAAAGGCAGCAAACACAAGGATGAAATAGATGAGGAACAAGAGGACGAAGGAGAAAAGAAAGatgagaagaaaaagaagaagaagaaagataagaagcatGAAGATGTAGTGGATGAAGAAGTAACAAAAGATGGTGAAGAcaataagaagaagaaagataagaagaaagaaaaaaaggacAAGGAAGAGGAAAAGGAACACAAGGATGGAACCAAGGCTGATGTTGTCTCCAGAGAGATTGTAATAGAATCAGAAGCAGGAGAGCAGCAGGATGAGAAagataagtcacaaaaaggaggcaaggataagaagaaagacaaagAGAATTGTgacaagaaaaggaaaaagggcGACAAGGATAATAAGAGCAAGGACCTGGACAAGCTGAAATTGAAGCTGAAGAACATAGATGGAAAAATTGAAGCTCTAATGGAGAAAAAAGCTGACATGTTGCGGCAGATTTTAGAAGCTGAGAATGCAAGCCCTGTTATTGTTGGGTCGGACAAAGATTCTCAAACACCTAATGTGGAATAG